In Sparus aurata chromosome 3, fSpaAur1.1, whole genome shotgun sequence, the following are encoded in one genomic region:
- the LOC115578236 gene encoding uncharacterized protein LOC115578236 isoform X1, translated as MQCVCFVQCVRGLWRPAQARRLLKVTEAHRSVRQLQHTKVMEDNKPWALISEVGDEGFTEDVTDILRRHFQIVPHKDLLQNPLLYGPKIQAMFLWNALPAVEPSLLSSLPSLKVVVNGGVGIDHLDVPYINSVGVKVTNTPGVVSDATADMALGLLLASARNIVEGHQIAVDPKTTHIPQTLIGVEVSGSTMGIIGMGHIGHKIAQRGRGFDMKILYHNRSRRSVEEEQAVGATYCKNMDDLLRESDFVVLATNLNPESRGLISHRELSLMKPTATLVNISRGLVVDQDALVKALQTGTIRAAALDVTHPEPLPRDHPLLGLPNVLITPHVGTNTYTTIRKMVQMMVENALAALKGQSIPNEVKPK; from the exons ATGCAGTGTGTATGCTTTGTACAGTGTGTGAGGGGACTGTGGCGTCCGGCACAAGCACGCCGGCTTCTTAAAGTGACAGAGGCGCACAGATCTGTACGTCAACTGCAACACACAAAG GTAATGGAGGACAACAAGCCGTGGGCTCTGATCTCAGAGGTGGGCGACGAAGGTTTCACCGAAGATGTCACTGACATTCTGAGGAGACACTTCCAGATCGTCCCCCACAAAGACCTGCTTCAAAACCCCCTGCTGTACGGGCCTAAAATCCAGGCCATGTTTCTGTGGAACGCCCTTCCCGCGGTCGAGCCCTCGTTGCTCAGCTCGCTCCCCTCGCTGAAGGTGGTCGTCAACGGAGGAGTGGGCATCGACCACCTGGATGTGCCGTACATCAACAGCGTCGGAGTGAAGGTGACCAACACGCCCGGTGTGGTGAGCGATGCCACTGCGGATATGGCGCTGGGTCTGCTTCTGGCATCAGCTAGGAATATTGTCGAAG gtCACCAAATTGCTGTGGACCCCAAGACCACCCATATCCCACAAACGCTGATAGGAGTTGAAGTCTCAGGGTCAACTATGGGGATTATTGGAATGGGACACATTGGCCACAAAATTGCTCAAAGAGGCAGAGGATTTGACATGAAGATCCTGTACCACAACAGGAGTAGAAG GAGTGTTGAAGAAGAGCAGGCAGTTGGGGCGACTTACTGTAAGAACATGGACGACCTGCTGAGAGAGTCGGACTTCGTGGTGCTGGCGACCAATCTCAACCCTGAGTCCAGAGGCCTGATCAGCCACAGAGAGCTGTCCCTCATGAAACCCACAGCAACACTGGTCAACATCAGCAGAG GTCTGGTTGTGGACCAGGACGCTCTCGTGAAAGCTCTGCAGACTGGAACCATTCGCGCGGCAGCGTTAGACGTGACTCACCCTGAACCTTTACCGAG AGATCATCCCCTTCTCGGCCTTCCTAATGTGCTGATCACTCCTCACGTCGGCACCAACACTTACACCACAATAAGAAAGATGGTGCAGATGATGGTGGAAAACGCTCTGGCTGCACTGAAAGGTCAATCTATTCCCAATGAAGTCAAACCAAAATGA
- the LOC115578236 gene encoding uncharacterized protein LOC115578236 isoform X2 encodes MEQVMEDNKPWALISEVGDEGFTEDVTDILRRHFQIVPHKDLLQNPLLYGPKIQAMFLWNALPAVEPSLLSSLPSLKVVVNGGVGIDHLDVPYINSVGVKVTNTPGVVSDATADMALGLLLASARNIVEGHQIAVDPKTTHIPQTLIGVEVSGSTMGIIGMGHIGHKIAQRGRGFDMKILYHNRSRRSVEEEQAVGATYCKNMDDLLRESDFVVLATNLNPESRGLISHRELSLMKPTATLVNISRGLVVDQDALVKALQTGTIRAAALDVTHPEPLPRDHPLLGLPNVLITPHVGTNTYTTIRKMVQMMVENALAALKGQSIPNEVKPK; translated from the exons ATGGAGCAA GTAATGGAGGACAACAAGCCGTGGGCTCTGATCTCAGAGGTGGGCGACGAAGGTTTCACCGAAGATGTCACTGACATTCTGAGGAGACACTTCCAGATCGTCCCCCACAAAGACCTGCTTCAAAACCCCCTGCTGTACGGGCCTAAAATCCAGGCCATGTTTCTGTGGAACGCCCTTCCCGCGGTCGAGCCCTCGTTGCTCAGCTCGCTCCCCTCGCTGAAGGTGGTCGTCAACGGAGGAGTGGGCATCGACCACCTGGATGTGCCGTACATCAACAGCGTCGGAGTGAAGGTGACCAACACGCCCGGTGTGGTGAGCGATGCCACTGCGGATATGGCGCTGGGTCTGCTTCTGGCATCAGCTAGGAATATTGTCGAAG gtCACCAAATTGCTGTGGACCCCAAGACCACCCATATCCCACAAACGCTGATAGGAGTTGAAGTCTCAGGGTCAACTATGGGGATTATTGGAATGGGACACATTGGCCACAAAATTGCTCAAAGAGGCAGAGGATTTGACATGAAGATCCTGTACCACAACAGGAGTAGAAG GAGTGTTGAAGAAGAGCAGGCAGTTGGGGCGACTTACTGTAAGAACATGGACGACCTGCTGAGAGAGTCGGACTTCGTGGTGCTGGCGACCAATCTCAACCCTGAGTCCAGAGGCCTGATCAGCCACAGAGAGCTGTCCCTCATGAAACCCACAGCAACACTGGTCAACATCAGCAGAG GTCTGGTTGTGGACCAGGACGCTCTCGTGAAAGCTCTGCAGACTGGAACCATTCGCGCGGCAGCGTTAGACGTGACTCACCCTGAACCTTTACCGAG AGATCATCCCCTTCTCGGCCTTCCTAATGTGCTGATCACTCCTCACGTCGGCACCAACACTTACACCACAATAAGAAAGATGGTGCAGATGATGGTGGAAAACGCTCTGGCTGCACTGAAAGGTCAATCTATTCCCAATGAAGTCAAACCAAAATGA
- the LOC115578236 gene encoding uncharacterized protein LOC115578236 isoform X3, whose product MEDNKPWALISEVGDEGFTEDVTDILRRHFQIVPHKDLLQNPLLYGPKIQAMFLWNALPAVEPSLLSSLPSLKVVVNGGVGIDHLDVPYINSVGVKVTNTPGVVSDATADMALGLLLASARNIVEGHQIAVDPKTTHIPQTLIGVEVSGSTMGIIGMGHIGHKIAQRGRGFDMKILYHNRSRRSVEEEQAVGATYCKNMDDLLRESDFVVLATNLNPESRGLISHRELSLMKPTATLVNISRGLVVDQDALVKALQTGTIRAAALDVTHPEPLPRDHPLLGLPNVLITPHVGTNTYTTIRKMVQMMVENALAALKGQSIPNEVKPK is encoded by the exons ATGGAGGACAACAAGCCGTGGGCTCTGATCTCAGAGGTGGGCGACGAAGGTTTCACCGAAGATGTCACTGACATTCTGAGGAGACACTTCCAGATCGTCCCCCACAAAGACCTGCTTCAAAACCCCCTGCTGTACGGGCCTAAAATCCAGGCCATGTTTCTGTGGAACGCCCTTCCCGCGGTCGAGCCCTCGTTGCTCAGCTCGCTCCCCTCGCTGAAGGTGGTCGTCAACGGAGGAGTGGGCATCGACCACCTGGATGTGCCGTACATCAACAGCGTCGGAGTGAAGGTGACCAACACGCCCGGTGTGGTGAGCGATGCCACTGCGGATATGGCGCTGGGTCTGCTTCTGGCATCAGCTAGGAATATTGTCGAAG gtCACCAAATTGCTGTGGACCCCAAGACCACCCATATCCCACAAACGCTGATAGGAGTTGAAGTCTCAGGGTCAACTATGGGGATTATTGGAATGGGACACATTGGCCACAAAATTGCTCAAAGAGGCAGAGGATTTGACATGAAGATCCTGTACCACAACAGGAGTAGAAG GAGTGTTGAAGAAGAGCAGGCAGTTGGGGCGACTTACTGTAAGAACATGGACGACCTGCTGAGAGAGTCGGACTTCGTGGTGCTGGCGACCAATCTCAACCCTGAGTCCAGAGGCCTGATCAGCCACAGAGAGCTGTCCCTCATGAAACCCACAGCAACACTGGTCAACATCAGCAGAG GTCTGGTTGTGGACCAGGACGCTCTCGTGAAAGCTCTGCAGACTGGAACCATTCGCGCGGCAGCGTTAGACGTGACTCACCCTGAACCTTTACCGAG AGATCATCCCCTTCTCGGCCTTCCTAATGTGCTGATCACTCCTCACGTCGGCACCAACACTTACACCACAATAAGAAAGATGGTGCAGATGATGGTGGAAAACGCTCTGGCTGCACTGAAAGGTCAATCTATTCCCAATGAAGTCAAACCAAAATGA